The Planctomycetota bacterium region AACAGTATGCCGAGGTCACGCGGCGCCTCGCGAAGGAGTTCAGCCTGCCCCTCGCCGAGGTTCACGAGGCGTTCGAGAAGCACCCCGAGCGCGACGCCTTCGTCCCCGACGGCATCCACCCCGACCCCCGCGGCCAGCGGCTCATCGCCGACACGATCCTGCCCGTGCTCGAGCGGGCGCTGGCAGCCACCGCCGCGAGCCCGTAGAGGGCCGCGCCCTCTGGGCCTTGGGTGATGGCCGCGGCAGGCGCCGGCGCCGCCGCGCCCGCCCGCGCAGCGATTGTGATTGACACGGAGCGCCCGTTCTCCGTATAATTGCTGCCCGTTGGGATGACTTCCGACGGGTGGTCACACACTGGAGACTGCGATGAGAAGCGGACGTCGTTGGGTGGGCCTGGCGGGCCTGGTGGCGATGGTGGCGTGCGCGGGGTGCTGCAGCACCTACATGAAGAACAGGGGCCGCGACGCGGCGGACATCATGGACGTGGGCGTCACCCTCACGAAGCAGCCCCATCTGGCTTTCTACCCCGGCGATTACTTCAACCTGACGCCCATGGGGTTCAGCTGCGTGAAGGGCAGCTACCATGGGCTGTGGGAAGGCAAGTGGTGCTCGAAGCCCATCGAGGACCGGGCCTGGGGCGTCATCGCCTGGGGCAGCCAGAGCCTCACCGTGGGCGACTTCAACGCGCAAGACCCGCGTCAGTTCTGGCCCGACAAGATCGCGGCGCTCAAGGCCGCCAACAAGCCGCTCCCGACCGAGCCCGCGTGGTACAATGTCGGCTTCCTGCGCCTGGCCTGCCACGGCAACCGGCCGCCCTATCCCGATTCCCTCTCCTGCCGCCGGAACATCCACATCGGCTGGGTCGGCCTCTGGGCCTCGATGCACTTGCCCGAGATCGTTGACTTCTTCGCTGGCTGGCTCGGCTGCGACCCGCAGAAGGACGACCTCGTAGCCGCCGCGACCCCGCCGGCGCCCGAGAAGAAGTAGCTTCTCGCCGCCCCTCCCCGAGCGCAGCGGACACAGGACCGGAGTCCTGCCGTGTCAGAGACTGTCTATGGACTCTGTGAGAACTGCAAGGAGCGCGCTCCGGCCAGCCACCTCGTGCGCGACGGCAGGGTCTACATCCGCAAGGTCTGCCCGAAGTGCGGCCCGTCCGAGCGCCTCGTGAGCACCGACGCCGCCACCTGGCAGGCCAAGCGCGACCTCTGGCACTACGACCCCGAGGCCGTGGGCCCCTGCGCCATCAACTGCCTCGAGTGCGCTCACGCCCACCACCCGCGCATGGTCTTCCTCGACGTCACGAACCGCTGCAACATGAACTGCCCCATCTGCATCAACAACACCCCCAGCATGGGCTTCCTCTTCGAGCCGCCCCTGGAGTACTTCGACAAGGTGCTCGCCGGCCTCGCCGCCCTGGACCCAAAGCCCACCATCCAGCTCTTCGGCGGCGAGCCCACCGTGCGCAAGGACCTCTTCGAGATCATTGACCTGTGCCGCAAGCACGGCCTGCGCGTGCGCATCGTCACCAACGGCCTCAAGCTGGCCGACGAGGAGTACTGCCGGAAGCTCTGCGCGACCAAGGTGCCCGTGCTCATCGCCTTCGACGGCCGCGACCCCGCCATCTACGACCGCCTGCGCAAGAACCCCGGCGCCGCCGCGAAGAAGCTCAAGGCCCTCGAAAACCTCCGCAAGTACAGCACCCGCAAGAACACCCTCATGACCTGCGTCGCCCGCCACATCAACGACGCGCACATGGGCGACCTCATCCGCTTCGCCCACGACGGCCGCGACTACATCACCGCCCTCCACCTCATCCCCCTCACCGAGACCTGGAAAGAGGGCGAGTTCGAGACCGACGTCCACACCACCATCGAGGACGTCGAGCACATCATCGGCGAGGCCCTGCCCGACGAGCGGGTGGAGTTCGTGCCCGCCGGCCTCGGCTACAAGCTCGACACCTTCACCCGCTTCTTCACCCCCACCCGCCTCACCTTCGGCGGCGTGCACCCCAACTGCGAGTCCATGACGCTGCTCCTTTCGGACGGCGAGCGCTATCACGCCCTGAGCCACTACCTCAAGCTGCCCCTCCACGAGGTGGCCGAGCAGATCGTCACCCTCGCCGAGCGGCTGGGGCCGGACCTCGAGCGTCTGGATACCAGCCGCTTCTGGCCTCGGCTGCGCGGCCAACTCCGCGTGGTGCGCGCCCTGTGGCGGCCCGCGCGCCAGGCGCTCGACTTCCGCCGCATCTTCAAGGGCCGCCCCTTCTTCACCGTGCTGCGCATCCTCGGCAGCCTCGCCCTCGGGCGGAGGCCCAAGGAGGTGTTGCGCCGCCACACGCGCATCCAGGATGCCCTGCGCATGATCGTGCTGCCGTTCGAGGAGTACCACTCGATTGACGGCGCGCGCCTCCAGAACTGCACCGCGGGCTTCGCCTTCGAGGACCCCGACACGGGCGACGTGCGCACGATCCCTGTCTGCTCGTTCTCGCTCTACAAGACCGACATCCAGCGCAAGCTGGCCGCCAAGTACGCCGCGGCCTCGGCGCGTAATGAAACCGCCGCGGCGAACGTCTGATCGCTCGGAAACCGCCCATCGCCCAGGAGGCAATTCCCGTGGCCTTCCAGGATGAAGTGGCCGACCTGTGCCAGGCCTGCTGCGACCTCGCCGAGGGCATCACCATCTCCACCGTGCGCAAGCGCGTCATCGGCGTCGAGCGCAAGGTGCCCCTCCACGACGGCCGCCAGATCACCTACGTCAACTTCGACAACGCGGCCACCACCCCGCCCCTCGAGTCGGTGCTCACCTGCTCGCGCATGTTCCTCGAATGGTACGGCAGCGTGCACCGCGGCAGCGGCCTCAAGGCCCAGATCTCCACCCACGCCTTCGAGCGCTGCCGCGAGGTGGTCGCCGGCTTCATCGGCGCCGACCTCGGCTACCACACCGTCATCTTCACCCAGAACGCCACCCACGCCCTCAACAAGCTGGCCATGCACCTGGCCCCCTCGCCCGGCCAGGTGATCCTCACCACGATGATGGAGCATCACTCCAACATGCTCCCCTGGCGCAAGCTCGGCTGCGAGGTGCACCACGTGCGCGTGCACCGCGACACCGGGCGGCTGGACCTGGCCGACTTCGAGGACCACCTGCGGCGCTACGCGGGGCGGCTGGCCGTGGTGGCCGTCACCGGCGCCTCCAACGTCACCGGCATCCTGCCGCCCATCCGCCGCATCGCCCGCCTCGCCCACGAGGCCGGCGCCCGGGTGGTGGTGGACGCCACGCAGCTCATCCCCCACCGCACCTTCCGCATGGGCGCGCCCGACGACCCCGAGCGCATTGACTTCATCGCCTTCAGCGGCCACAAGATGTACGCCCCCTTCGGCGCCGGCGTGCTCGCCGGCCCCAAGGCCGCCTTCGAGGAGCACGAGCCCGACTACGTGGGCGGAGGCACCGTGCACGCCGTGACCATGGACGAGGTGATGTGGGCCCCCCTGCCCGAGAAAGAAGAGGCCGGCACCCCCAATGTCCTCGGCTGCCTCGCCATCGGCTGCGCCATCAAGGTGCTCGAGACGATCGGCATGGACAACGTGGCCGAGCACGAGCGCGAGCTCACCCGCCGCGCGCTCGACAAGCTTCAGCGCCTCGACGGCCTCACGCTCTATGGGCTGAAGGACCCGCGGGTAGGCGAGGACCGCCTGGGTGTGATCACCATGAACGCGGCCAATCTATGCCACGGGAAGCTCGCCGCCATCCTCGGCCACGAATGGGGCCTCGGCGTGCGTAACGGCTGCTTCTGCGCCCAGCCCTACGTGCGCGAGCTCCTCGGCATCAGCGACGCCGAAATGCACAGCATCGTCGCACGCCTCACCGCCGGCGACCACGCCACCGTGCCCGGCATGGTGCGCTTCAGCTTCGGCGTCTACAACACCGCCGACGAGGTAGACTACGCGGTCGAGGCCCTGCGCGCCGTGCTCGCCGACGGCCCCAAGGCCCGCTACGTGCTCGACCCGCAGCACATGGAATACGTGCCCGAGACGCCCAGCGTCAGCATCCGCGACGTCATGCCCATCTGAGGGCGGGCGCGCCCGGCCCCTCAGGCCCCGCTCGCCCCGCCGCGGCCCAGAGATCGGCCATGGACCCGCGCGCCAGAGCAAGCCTC contains the following coding sequences:
- a CDS encoding aminotransferase class V-fold PLP-dependent enzyme; the protein is MAFQDEVADLCQACCDLAEGITISTVRKRVIGVERKVPLHDGRQITYVNFDNAATTPPLESVLTCSRMFLEWYGSVHRGSGLKAQISTHAFERCREVVAGFIGADLGYHTVIFTQNATHALNKLAMHLAPSPGQVILTTMMEHHSNMLPWRKLGCEVHHVRVHRDTGRLDLADFEDHLRRYAGRLAVVAVTGASNVTGILPPIRRIARLAHEAGARVVVDATQLIPHRTFRMGAPDDPERIDFIAFSGHKMYAPFGAGVLAGPKAAFEEHEPDYVGGGTVHAVTMDEVMWAPLPEKEEAGTPNVLGCLAIGCAIKVLETIGMDNVAEHERELTRRALDKLQRLDGLTLYGLKDPRVGEDRLGVITMNAANLCHGKLAAILGHEWGLGVRNGCFCAQPYVRELLGISDAEMHSIVARLTAGDHATVPGMVRFSFGVYNTADEVDYAVEALRAVLADGPKARYVLDPQHMEYVPETPSVSIRDVMPI
- a CDS encoding radical SAM protein, encoding MSETVYGLCENCKERAPASHLVRDGRVYIRKVCPKCGPSERLVSTDAATWQAKRDLWHYDPEAVGPCAINCLECAHAHHPRMVFLDVTNRCNMNCPICINNTPSMGFLFEPPLEYFDKVLAGLAALDPKPTIQLFGGEPTVRKDLFEIIDLCRKHGLRVRIVTNGLKLADEEYCRKLCATKVPVLIAFDGRDPAIYDRLRKNPGAAAKKLKALENLRKYSTRKNTLMTCVARHINDAHMGDLIRFAHDGRDYITALHLIPLTETWKEGEFETDVHTTIEDVEHIIGEALPDERVEFVPAGLGYKLDTFTRFFTPTRLTFGGVHPNCESMTLLLSDGERYHALSHYLKLPLHEVAEQIVTLAERLGPDLERLDTSRFWPRLRGQLRVVRALWRPARQALDFRRIFKGRPFFTVLRILGSLALGRRPKEVLRRHTRIQDALRMIVLPFEEYHSIDGARLQNCTAGFAFEDPDTGDVRTIPVCSFSLYKTDIQRKLAAKYAAASARNETAAANV